Proteins from one Capricornis sumatraensis isolate serow.1 chromosome 2, serow.2, whole genome shotgun sequence genomic window:
- the CRNN gene encoding cornulin, whose product MPQLLRNINGIIEAFRRYARTEGDCAVLERGELKRLLEKEFADVIVKPHDPATVDEVLRLLDEDDTGTVEFKEFLVLVFKVAQACFETLSEGPEGACGSQESGRVAPAATQEPGAGQRGSTAVGRPGNRQGLAGSSDTQSEQASGGPGGPGPQTQGQDISSAQVSHQDRQSASQRQEGVSQSTQARGHMEQAQRTREDKSPQTRERGTERQPQARDQDRAHQTSEAIPGTITQTQTSASQAVEQDRSHQQTGSASTQPQESTCGQARGTEAHSQDRNQTSQAVTGGHIQTETRSHTQTHTHTTEQDRSQQTGSASTQPREPTCGQARGTETHSQDRYQTRQVVTGGHIQTQPGGHIQTQGGAPQAVGQDSGQITSHPGAGEQGQPQRQPGSSQRQTQVSNCEAGETVLGGQAQAGASTVTGRQDRSSTHPPRSATGGQGEREPTVVHQEWVDDHTRETVIQRQDEGSLHASVPSAQGGEVAQPEGKRGLTARGLYSYFKSSKP is encoded by the exons AAACCCCATGACCCGGCCACTGTGGATGAAGTCCTGCGCCTGCTGGACGAAGATGACACAGGGACAGTGGAATTCAAGGAATTCTTGGTCTTGGTGTTCAAAGTCGCCCAGGCCTGTTTCGAGACACTGAGTGAGGGTCCTGAGGGAGCGTGTGGATCTCAGGAGTCTGGCCGTGTTGCCCCTGCAGCCACCCAGGAACCAGGGGCAGGACAGAGAGGCAGCACTGCAGTGGGAAGGCCTGGGAACAGACAAGGCCTGGCAGGAAGCAGCGACACACAGAGTGAGCAGGCTTCTGGAGGGCCGGGAGGGCCTGGGCCTCAGACCCAGGGTCAGGACATCAGCTCTGCGCAGGTCAGTCACCAGGACAGGCAGTCTGCGTCCCAGAGACAGGAGGGAGTGAGCCAGTCTACACAAGCAAGGGGCCACATGGAGCAGGCCCAGAGAACACGAGAAGACAAGAGTCCTCAGACCAGAGAGAGGGGGACAGAGAGACAGCCACAGGCCAGGGACCAGGACAGAGCCCACCAGACAAGTGAGGCCATCCCTGGAACCATAACTCAGACTCAGACAAGCGCCAGTCAGGCAGTGGAGCAGGACAGGAGCCA CCAGCAGACTGGAAGCGCCAGCACCCAGCCACAGGAGTCCACCTGTGGCCAGGCTAGAGGAACTGAGGCCCACAGTCAAGACAGGAACCAGACAAGCCAA GCTGTGACAGGAGGACACATTCAGACAGAGACAAGgtcacacacccagacacacactcatacCACGGAGCAGGACAGGAGCCAGCAGACAGGAAGTGCCAGCACCCAGCCACGGGAGCCCACCTGTGGCCAGGCCAGAGGGACTGAGACTCACAGTCAAGACAGGTATCAGACAAGGCAGGTTGTGACAGGAGGACACATTCAGACACAGCCAG GAGGACACATTCAGACACAGGGAGGTGCCCCCCAGGCCGTGGGACAGGACAGCGGCCAGATTACAAGCCACCCCGGGGCAGGAGAACAGGGCCAGCCCCAGAGGCAGCCAGGCAGTAGTCAAAGACAGACACAGGTGAGCAACTGCGAGGCAGGAGAGACAGTGCTGGGAGGGCAGGCCCAGGCTGGGGCGAGCACTGTGACGGGCAGGCAGGACAGAAGCAGTACTCACCCACCGCGCAGTGCGACAGGAGGCCAGGGAGAAAGAGAGCCCACCGTGGTTCATCAGGAGTGGGTTGATGACCACACGAGGGAGACAGTGATCCAAAGGCAGGATGAGGGCAGCCTGCACGCTAGTGTCCCTTCAGCACAAGGCGGGGAGGTGGCCCAGCCAGAAGGGAAGCGAGGCCTCACAGCCAGGGGACTGTATTCCTACTTCAAAAGCAGCAAGCCATGA